The Ooceraea biroi isolate clonal line C1 chromosome 1, Obir_v5.4, whole genome shotgun sequence genome has a window encoding:
- the LOC105274919 gene encoding uncharacterized protein LOC105274919 isoform X1 yields MASISIIKRQLITVIKRFKFEELESAVMPIFPEISWKRVRSKLVKNHQNFNVANAARVIEETLNSINLGEKDLRDRLGMLEVTDVSRHDKRKIWYCYELTGLGRQVNYLGRREIEDNIREEFHSSSINAGVKAAMHDDIMFVSVKERPKRKRVQHTTPVFFALFLGRKHFFCSKKNVSLEFVKAISITMGYTNSKRIMLTGRNLRSLIRLLWIKQQGVLCAKNISQPTVYKPSDPVITNFGIDYTQSKQRKNYIEHCFGKDPPTFELLVIKAPNESIEHKELASKLPTDSIRMSWEFRSHNIPRFLSSLVEKRVFVLPLPEYVSNLMTLGKNELKLQTG; encoded by the exons ATGG CGTCGATATCAATCATCAAACGTCAGCTGATTACTGTAATAAAGAGATTCAAATTCGAGGAATTGGAAAGCGCCGTAATGCCCATTTTCCCAGAGATATCGTGGAAGCGAGTCAGGTCGAAGTTGGTTAAGAACcatcaaaattttaatgtCGCTAATGCTGCGCGTGTTATTGAAGAAACTCTCAAC AGTATAAATTTGGGAGAAAAGGACTTGCGCGACAGATTGGGGATGCTTGAAGTGACAG acGTAAGCAGACACGACAAACGAAAGATATGGTACTGCTACGAGTTAACGGGTCTTGGTAGACAGGTGAATTATCTTGGGAGACGGGAGATTGAAGACAACATCAGAGAGGAATTTCACTCAAGCAGCATAAACGCAGGTGTGAAGGCCGCAATGCACGACGACATCATGTTTGTGTCTGTCAAGGAAAGACCGAAAAGGAAACGCGTTCAGCATACTACGCCGGTCTTTTTCGCTCTGTTCCTGGGACGCAAGCACTTTTTCTGCTCCAAGAAGAACGTCTCGCTCGAGTTTGTAAAGGCGATAAGCATCACTATGGGATACACAAACAGCAAGAGGATTATGCTCACGGGGAGAAATCTTCGATCcttaataagattattatgGATCAAGCAGCAAGGGGTCTTATGCGCCAAGAACATTAGCCAGCCGACGGTTTACAAACCGTCCGACCCTGTTATCAC GAATTTTGGTATAGACTATACGCAGAGTAAGCAACGGAAAAACTACATCGAGCATTGCTTCGGCAAGGATCCACCAACGTTCGAGTTACTTGTCATAAAGGCACCAAACGAATCTATCGAGCACAAAGAGTTGGCCTCGAAATTGCCTACTGATAGCATACGCATGAG CTGGGAATTTCGTAGTCACAACATACCCAGGTTCTTGTCCAGCTTAGTGGAGAAACGTGTATTCGTGCTGCCGTTGCCCGAATACGTGTCTAATCTGATGACTTTAGGAAAAAACGAATTGAAGCTTCAGACCGGCTGA
- the LOC105274919 gene encoding uncharacterized protein LOC105274919 isoform X2 produces MPIFPEISWKRVRSKLVKNHQNFNVANAARVIEETLNSINLGEKDLRDRLGMLEVTDVSRHDKRKIWYCYELTGLGRQVNYLGRREIEDNIREEFHSSSINAGVKAAMHDDIMFVSVKERPKRKRVQHTTPVFFALFLGRKHFFCSKKNVSLEFVKAISITMGYTNSKRIMLTGRNLRSLIRLLWIKQQGVLCAKNISQPTVYKPSDPVITNFGIDYTQSKQRKNYIEHCFGKDPPTFELLVIKAPNESIEHKELASKLPTDSIRMSWEFRSHNIPRFLSSLVEKRVFVLPLPEYVSNLMTLGKNELKLQTG; encoded by the exons ATGCCCATTTTCCCAGAGATATCGTGGAAGCGAGTCAGGTCGAAGTTGGTTAAGAACcatcaaaattttaatgtCGCTAATGCTGCGCGTGTTATTGAAGAAACTCTCAAC AGTATAAATTTGGGAGAAAAGGACTTGCGCGACAGATTGGGGATGCTTGAAGTGACAG acGTAAGCAGACACGACAAACGAAAGATATGGTACTGCTACGAGTTAACGGGTCTTGGTAGACAGGTGAATTATCTTGGGAGACGGGAGATTGAAGACAACATCAGAGAGGAATTTCACTCAAGCAGCATAAACGCAGGTGTGAAGGCCGCAATGCACGACGACATCATGTTTGTGTCTGTCAAGGAAAGACCGAAAAGGAAACGCGTTCAGCATACTACGCCGGTCTTTTTCGCTCTGTTCCTGGGACGCAAGCACTTTTTCTGCTCCAAGAAGAACGTCTCGCTCGAGTTTGTAAAGGCGATAAGCATCACTATGGGATACACAAACAGCAAGAGGATTATGCTCACGGGGAGAAATCTTCGATCcttaataagattattatgGATCAAGCAGCAAGGGGTCTTATGCGCCAAGAACATTAGCCAGCCGACGGTTTACAAACCGTCCGACCCTGTTATCAC GAATTTTGGTATAGACTATACGCAGAGTAAGCAACGGAAAAACTACATCGAGCATTGCTTCGGCAAGGATCCACCAACGTTCGAGTTACTTGTCATAAAGGCACCAAACGAATCTATCGAGCACAAAGAGTTGGCCTCGAAATTGCCTACTGATAGCATACGCATGAG CTGGGAATTTCGTAGTCACAACATACCCAGGTTCTTGTCCAGCTTAGTGGAGAAACGTGTATTCGTGCTGCCGTTGCCCGAATACGTGTCTAATCTGATGACTTTAGGAAAAAACGAATTGAAGCTTCAGACCGGCTGA
- the LOC105274925 gene encoding adenosine deaminase 2, producing the protein MAGLVLLVLAILTCNNAVFAHPIDDTSQRQLTRQPIYWQLRRQLLRDEMRQSLGGELQLNPIEVRANRVLMAAKCREIHDGFTTGSSFLPARNFMEVISEIEKSEVFKILRDLPKGAILHAHDTAIVSLDYKLYNLTYRENLYACDANDTLKLKFFNVSDDECDWQLLSELRRDPVQADAINERIKRQLTMVTENPRSAYDTVDKAWSKFNSIFMFMRSWLSYRPVYEDHLYRGLQEFYNDNVMYVELRSTLSPLYELDGRTYGPVEVAQIHKNVADRFVRDNPDFIGMKLIYAPVRAVDAQTVDYYLKTMVQLKRVYPEFVAGFDLVGQEDKGKPLIEFVNKLNAVDPEIRFFFHAGETNWNGESTDLNLFDAFLLNTKRIGHGYALTKHPLLWNFVKQLGIAVEICPISNQVLGLVEDMRNHPANSLFASGSPVVISNDDPGLWGAQGLTYDFYEAFMGLMSANSDLRSLKQLAKNSLMYSGMNDQEKRNALIRWQAKWHAFVKKFARSSLQYDEPTTTITSSSFSSLSSNARNR; encoded by the exons ATGGCTGGGCTGGTTCTGCTCGTCTTGGCGATCTTGACTTGTAACAACGCGGTCTTTGCTCATCCCATCGACGACACCTCGCAGCGACAGCTCACGCGGCAGCCGATCTACTGGCAGCTGCGACGGCAGCTCTTGAGAGATGAGATGCGACAGTCTCTGGGCGGCGAGCTGCAGCTGAATCCGATCGAAGTCAGGGCCAATCGAGTCTTGATGGCAGCAAAATGTCGGGAGATTCACGATG GTTTTACCACTGGCAGCAGTTTCTTACCGGCACGTAACTTTATGGAGGTGATATCGGAAATCGAGAAGTCGGAGGTGTTCAAGATCCTGCGTGATTTGCCAAAAGGCGCCATTCTCCACGCTCACGACACCGCTATCGTCTCCCTCGATTATAAGCTCTACAATCTGACTTACCGCGAAAATCTTTACGCGTGCGATGCGAACGATACTCTGAAACTCAAGTTTTTCAACGTATCCGACGACGAGTGCGATTGGCAATTGCTGAGCGAGTTGCGGCGAGATCCGGTCCAGGCTGACGCGATCAACGAGAGGATCAAACGACAGCTGACCATGGTCACGGAGAATCCGAGAAGCGCTTACGATACCGTCGACAAGGCGTGGAGCAAGTTCAACAGCATCTTTATGTTCATGCGCTCCTGGCTGTCCTATCGACCCGTTTACGAGGACCATTTGTATCGCGGCCTCCAGGAGTTCTACAACGACAACGTCATGTACGTGGAGCTGCGATCGACGTTGTCGCCGTTGTACGAACTCGATGGTAGGACGTACGGGCCAGTGGAAGTCGCGCAGATTCATAAAAACGTCGCTGACAG ATTCGTAAGGGATAATCCCGATTTCATCGGGATGAAACTGATATACGCGCCTGTGAGAGCCGTCGATGCGCAAACGGTAGATTACTACCTGAAGACGATGGTGCAGCTGAAGCGAGTCTATCCGGAATTCGTGGCTGGTTTCGACCTGGTCGGTCAGGAGGACAAGGGGAAACCGCTCATCGAGTTTGTCAACAAGTTGAACGCCGTTGATCCGGAAATCCGATTCTTCTTTCACGCCGGCGAGACCAACTGGAACGGAGAATCGACGGATTTGAATCTCTTCGATGCTTTCTTGCTCAATACCAAGCGCATCGGTCATGG GTATGCATTGACGAAGCATCCGCTCCTGTGGAACTTCGTCAAACAACTGGGAATTGCGGTAGAGATCTGTCCTATTTCAAACCAGGTCCTCGGCCTTGTGGAGGATATGAGGAATCATCCGGCCAACAGCCTGTTCGCGTCAGGATCGCCCGTAGTGATCTCCAACGACGACCCCGGGCTTTGGGGTGCTCAGGGGCTGACTTATGACTTCTACGAGGCTTTCATGGGCCTTATGAGCGCCAATTCGGATCTCAGGAGTTTGAAGCAGCTGGCCAAGAATTCGCTGATGTACAGCGGCATGAATGACCAGGAGAAACGTAACGCACTGATACGGTGGCAGGCCAAGTGGCATGCCTTCGTGAAAAAATTCGCTCGATCATCACTTCAGTACGATGAGCCGACGACGACAATAACAAGCTCCTCGTTCTCGTCCCTATCATCGAACGCACGTAATCGATGA
- the LOC105274923 gene encoding odorant receptor Or2-like isoform X1, with the protein MDILPLNFRVLWFCGAWNERSSSNTFIRFLCSCYRYAVFILIYQFTISEVIELIRTRDHIEELTEGLFLTLTYVALCFKYGNFLARQNQVSMLLDCFRGETCQPKNSEEKMILSRYNRKAKWCARAFMSMSQATCVALILAPIVGPQDTDRPLPFKTYLPYSISGLFPYVATYLQHVGAIFYGVLLNVAFDSLVYGFTLHVCGQIELLRHRLSEIFRNYPDTERTVSSKDAMIGECVKHHLHVHEIVRRIQSLFVWTVTVLFIFSMVTLCTSIFQMSKKKLLSVKFLSLILYLGCMLFQVFFYCWYGNELELKSKSIGDAIYSSNWTIATSRERRALLFVMTISQKGLKLSYYGIFSLTLDTFTWILKTSYSAFNVLQQASM; encoded by the exons ATGGATATACTGCCATTGAATTTTCGAGTTTTATGGTTCTGCGGCGCATGGAACGAGCGAAGCAGTAGCAATACTTTTATTCGCTTCTTATGTTCCTGTTACAG ATACGCCGTGTTCATCTTGATATATCAATTTACGATATCGGAAGTTATTGAGCTAATAAGGACGCGTGATCATATCGAGGAACTTACTGAAGGACTCTTCCTAACGCTAACTTACGTAGCCTTGTGCTTTAAATACGGAAACTTTTTAGCTCGACAAAATCAAGTGTCCATGTTGTTAGATTGTTTTCGCGGTGAAACGTGTCAACCGAAAAATTCCGAAGAAAAGATGATCCTGTCTAGATACAATCGTAAAG cCAAATGGTGCGCCCGAGCCTTCATGAGTATGTCTCAAGCGACCTGCGTAGCTCTGATACTTGCTCCCATCGTAGGCCCTCAAGACACCGACCGACCTTTGCCATTCAAGACGTACTTGCCGTACTCGATATCCGGTCTTTTCCCCTATGTTGCGACATACCTTCAGCACGTAGGTGCTATATTTTACGGGGTTCTGCTCAACGTCGCGTTCGACTCTCTCGTCTACGGCTTCACTCTTCACGTATGCGGGCAAATCGAGTTGCTGCGTCATCGTCTGTCAGAGATCTTCAGGAACTATCCCGACACGGAACGAACCGTTTCCAGCAAAGATGCGATGATTGGCGAGTGTGTGAAACACCACTTACACGTGCACGAGATCGTGCGCAGAATACAGTCGTTGTTTGTGTGGACCGTGACggttttattcattttcagcatggtCACCCTGTGCACCAGTATTTTCCAAATGTCCAAG AAGAAACTTCTCAGCGTTAAATTTCTCTCGTTGATCTTGTACCTCGGATGTATGCTCTTTCAAGTATTCTTTTACTGCTGGTATGGAAATGAGCTAGAGTTGAAg AGTAAGAGCATTGGCGACGCTATTTATTCGAGCAATTGGACGATCGCTACATCGCGAGAGCGAAGAGCTTTGTTATTCGTGATGACTATCAGTCAAAAGGGATTGAAACTGTCTTATTATGGCATTTTCAGCTTGACTCTCGATACCTTTACCTGG ATTCTGAAAACATCCTATTCAGCTTTTAATGTTCTCCAACAAGCATCGATGTGA
- the LOC105274923 gene encoding odorant receptor Or2-like isoform X2: MDILPLNFRVLWFCGAWNERSSSNTFIRFLCSCYRYAVFILIYQFTISEVIELIRTRDHIEELTEGLFLTLTYVALCFKYGNFLARQNQVSMLLDCFRGETCQPKNSEEKMILSRYNRKAKWCARAFMSMSQATCVALILAPIVGPQDTDRPLPFKTYLPYSISGLFPYVATYLQHVGAIFYGVLLNVAFDSLVYGFTLHVCGQIELLRHRLSEIFRNYPDTERTVSSKDAMIGDMVTLCTSIFQMSKKKLLSVKFLSLILYLGCMLFQVFFYCWYGNELELKSKSIGDAIYSSNWTIATSRERRALLFVMTISQKGLKLSYYGIFSLTLDTFTWILKTSYSAFNVLQQASM; this comes from the exons ATGGATATACTGCCATTGAATTTTCGAGTTTTATGGTTCTGCGGCGCATGGAACGAGCGAAGCAGTAGCAATACTTTTATTCGCTTCTTATGTTCCTGTTACAG ATACGCCGTGTTCATCTTGATATATCAATTTACGATATCGGAAGTTATTGAGCTAATAAGGACGCGTGATCATATCGAGGAACTTACTGAAGGACTCTTCCTAACGCTAACTTACGTAGCCTTGTGCTTTAAATACGGAAACTTTTTAGCTCGACAAAATCAAGTGTCCATGTTGTTAGATTGTTTTCGCGGTGAAACGTGTCAACCGAAAAATTCCGAAGAAAAGATGATCCTGTCTAGATACAATCGTAAAG cCAAATGGTGCGCCCGAGCCTTCATGAGTATGTCTCAAGCGACCTGCGTAGCTCTGATACTTGCTCCCATCGTAGGCCCTCAAGACACCGACCGACCTTTGCCATTCAAGACGTACTTGCCGTACTCGATATCCGGTCTTTTCCCCTATGTTGCGACATACCTTCAGCACGTAGGTGCTATATTTTACGGGGTTCTGCTCAACGTCGCGTTCGACTCTCTCGTCTACGGCTTCACTCTTCACGTATGCGGGCAAATCGAGTTGCTGCGTCATCGTCTGTCAGAGATCTTCAGGAACTATCCCGACACGGAACGAACCGTTTCCAGCAAAGATGCGATGATTGGCGA catggtCACCCTGTGCACCAGTATTTTCCAAATGTCCAAG AAGAAACTTCTCAGCGTTAAATTTCTCTCGTTGATCTTGTACCTCGGATGTATGCTCTTTCAAGTATTCTTTTACTGCTGGTATGGAAATGAGCTAGAGTTGAAg AGTAAGAGCATTGGCGACGCTATTTATTCGAGCAATTGGACGATCGCTACATCGCGAGAGCGAAGAGCTTTGTTATTCGTGATGACTATCAGTCAAAAGGGATTGAAACTGTCTTATTATGGCATTTTCAGCTTGACTCTCGATACCTTTACCTGG ATTCTGAAAACATCCTATTCAGCTTTTAATGTTCTCCAACAAGCATCGATGTGA